taaggaatagagaagagaggagaggaaaggaaaggaaaaaaggaaaaggaaagatgactGGAAATgtaaggaatagagaagagaggaaaggaaaggaaaggaaaaaaggaaaatgaaagatgaCTGGAAATGTAAGGAATagagaggagagcagagaggaaaggaaaggaaaggaaaggaaaggaaagaaggaaaatgaaagatgaCTGTTCCTTTtgaccctcctccctctttcactcggctctccttcctcttcctgctttcatTCATCCTTCGCTCTCCTTCattcgcctttccttcctctttctgttttccttcatctctcttcccttgcctcttcatcctcctcctgtcttgatccttttccttcctttactcacctctcctttctctccctgttcttcatctttctccccaattcacttatctttccttcttcctcttccttcttcctcccacccCTTGCCTgtatcctctcttccctcccataaATCCtgttctccttcatccttcatccCTCGACTCTCCTTccgcttccctccttctccctcctccagcgTCCTTCGTGCCCTTCCGTATATAGAAGTCCTGCTGTGTCCTCATAACCTAATTTTCCTCCCACGCCTCACTCCGGCTCCACacctgacgacgaggaggaaggaaggaaggaaggaagaaagaaaggaaggaatgagaaagagaaagacaggaagatgaGAACAGCGAAGAACTCACACCTCTGCTGATCCTCCTATAGCAagctgaaagggaagaaaagggatgaaagggaacggaaggaaaggaaaggaaaggaaaagaaaggaaagaagtggaaaggaaaagacagaaaaagaaacggatggaaagaagagaaatggacatgaaaggaaaggagaggagaagagaggagaggaaaggagaggagaggaaatgagaagaaaggagaggagaggaaatgaaaggagaagagaggaatggaaaggaaaagagaagaaaagaaaagaaagatatggaaatgtaaggaatggagaggaaagaagagaggaaaggaaaggaaaggaaaggaaaagaaaggaaaggaaaggaaaggagaggagaggagaggagaggagaggaaaggaaaggaaaggaaaggataggaaaggaaagggaagggaaggtaatggaagggaagggaaggaaaggaaaggaaaggaaaggaaagggaagggaagggaaggaaagaaaaggaaaggaaaggaaaggagaggagaggaaatgaaaccaACCTCCTTCATAACAAAACTTCATGCTAAGCTTTAtgaaccttcctcctcttcctcctcctcctcctcctcctcctcctcctcctcctcctccagaccatAACGAACCCGATCTGTGTTAGAGAAGGACTGAACACTCAGCCTGCCAccgcccctttctcctcctcctcctcctcctcctcctcctcctccaagcacaGCCAAAGCAAAGCAGAAAGACAAGCAGGCGATTCTGAACTTCCCAACTACTACAAATTAGAATGAGGGAGACGATAAGTactggaggacgaagaggagaaagtggaagaagaagaagaagaagaagaagaagaagaagaagaagaagaagaagaagaagaagaagaaaaatatgaagaagaaaaagaggaagaagacgagaaggaaaaagaggaggacaaggagataaaaataaaagaaaaaggagaaaaggacgaatacaagaaagaaaaggaggattaaaaataagaagagggaaatgaatgagaacaaaagaaaagagaacaaaaaaaagcatAAACTTCAACtacgagagaagaggaagagaaggaggaataagagaaggagagaaagaaaaaaaaacagaataggaaatgaggaaaagaagagaaccgGATAAGAAGCAAGAGGAGAATCAAAGGaataagtagaaggaagaagaaaataaggaaattacCAAAAAAGGaggcgagagaaaagaagagaagagaggagaagagaacaggaCTCTCAGTAGGACTCGACTCAAAGGATACCAAAGGATACCCGTGACAATGAGCGTCCTTCACAACACCATTCACATCCTGGGCTCCTCATCTACCGCaggagagaggtagaagaagaagaagacgaagaagaagaagaagaagatgaagaaagagaagaagaagaagaagaagaagatgaacatgaacatgaagaaagagaagatgatgaagaagaacaagaacaagaacaagaagaacaagaacaagaaccggaagaacaataataaggacaaaaacaagaagattaagaagaacaagaagaacaagaacaagaagaacaaaaggaagaacaggaaccagaaaaacaagaaaaaaaaagaaaaaaaaagaaatgaagaagagatcgACAACATCCAGCCTCGCAAAATACCATTGAATCGAGTCATACAGAATTCCAAAAATACCTTCTCTTCcgccccctacccctccccccctccccccttcgtaTTTTTCGCCCCGAGGCATTGTGGGAGCGAAGAGTCATTTTTGGAACCCATAAGTGTGGGCGCGAGTGGTCGTCTATTggcggagaagaggaaaaagataaaaagagaagagcagATGGGATTGAATAAAAGCCTCCCGTGGGATTgttggaagggagaagaaattgaggaggaggaggaggaggaggaagaggaggaggagtgatgatggaggagaaggaggaggaagaaaagaaggagcatGAAAAAGTTAAATGACTCAAATCCTTCTTTATTGCCCTGaaaagcttacacacacacacacacacacacacacacacacacacacacacacacacacacacacacatacacacacagatcaCCATCAGAGTAGAACAAtatctcacacacaaaaaaaagcgtctctctctctcttaccaggTATACGTAATTCCCTCATTATAGAAGCTCCCCCTAAAgacctcacctgccctcacctgctaCTTCCCCCTCGTTACCTGCATAGCCTACCTGTTCCGTCTACCTGTAATGTTCCGTGATCGCCATTCACTCCCAAGGCTTAGCGGCGACCCTTAGCGCTATTTTTAAAGAGAAGGTAGCATCTTTTTCTTCAATGGGTTATTTTGGTCAAGGTTGAAATGTGTGATGTTGCTACTATttctgctcctgctactactgctgctgctactactattactactactactactactactgctattactactaacaaTACTCATCAttaacccatcaccaccaactccaACAATAATACCAACACTACCAccgccacacccacaaccaccatcaccatcacaaacaacaacaacaacaacaacaacttcgcGGACCCCACCACCAAAggcaatcaacacacacacacacacacacacacacacacacacacacacacacacacacacacagatatatatacacacacagtatCAAGACGAGAGCTCTTCCCTcgattcctttcctcctcctcctcttcttcctcttcctcttcctcttcctcctcctcctcctcctcctcctccttcttctacgacGCTTCTTCCTGTtgaccctggagagagagagagagagagagagagagagagagagagaagaaaatctctctctctctctttctcatctctctctctctctctctctctctctctctctctctctctctctctctcttcacctatcTATATCTTCTTTCGCTATAAGAATGTTGAATGAGAAATGATgggcaggagggagaagaggggaaaaggaagggaagaggagaagctgggagaggaagaaaagaagagcaaggaggaggaggaggaggagtgagctgGTGATGGAGaacaatggagagaaaaaagaagggaagaggagtgaatatagatggaggagaagtgaagcgaataagagaagaggaagtgcgCGAAAGTGGAATTAagtggaatgaaagggagaagaggagggaacagagaggagaaagcggggagaatgggaaggaagagaatgagtgccgggaggggagggagagagaggaataaaggaaaaaatggaggagaggcgagggagcgaaggagaagggaaaatatgagaagaaagaaggaagaaaagagaaagaaaaacaaggaggataagaacgaaaagaagacagagaaggagaacgagaatgacgaagaagaaaacaaggaggagaagaagatgaagagacagaaaagaacgagaatgacgaggaagaagaaaacaaggacgagaaagaagaggcggaggctggtgaagaagatgaagagaaagaaaaaaaaagaggaacgaggagatggagaagagcgaaaaagaggaggagaagaaggctggtggagaagatgaagagaaagaaaagaacgaagaacgaggatgagaagaagaccggagaagagagaatgagaagaaggttggtgaagaagatgaagagaaagaagagaatgagggacgaggataagaagaagagcggagaagagagaaggagaagaaggctggtgaagaagatgaagagaaagaagagaatgagggacgaggataagaagaagagcgagaaagagagaaggagaaggctggtaaagaagatgaagagaaggagaagaatgagggacgaggatgaggagaagatcgagaaacagaagaagaaggctgctaaagaatatgaagaaaaaaaaaagaaagaagaacgaggataagaagaagagcaaaaaagaggagaaggctggtgaagaagatgaagagaaagaaaagaacgaggaagagaaggaagaaaccagtaaaagaagatagggagagaaaaaaggataaaggacgaaaaggaagacgaaagcgaggaagagaaggaagataccagttaaagaaaatggggagaaagaaaattataaaagacgaagatgaggaagaaagcgaagaagagaagaaggaggaggctggtaaagaaggtgaagaagagaaaagaataaagaggaggagaggaatcatAAGGCAGGATGGAACAGAGTGGGAAAGGAATGCAAATTTGATCCCTTTCCCCGAGGTCAcgcgaaacaaaggaagaaagagagagagaaagaaggcaaggagaaatgaaggaaggatgaaagaggaattgaaggaaggaagaaaaatagaagctTCAAAAATATCACActagttactctctctctctctctctctctctctgcgtcttaCACTTGAATATATGTCTTTTCTTGGtcaattttctgtttatttaataTTTGTGTGAAAATTTTTTATTACATACGTAGAAaagtgtaagtagtagtagtagtagtagtagtagaagtagtagtagtagtagtagtagtagtagtagtagtagtagtagtagttgcagacGCAGGATTGACAGTAGatatggttctcctcctcctcctcctcttcctcctcctcctcctcctcctcttcctcctcctccacatcctcctcctcctccttcacgggtGGAACGTGACGCATCCATCATGTTAACCAATGACATGCATCGGTGAGagtaattaggaggaggaggaggaggaggaggaggagaagaagaagaagaagaagaagaagaagaagaacaagaacaagaacaagaacaagaacaagaagaaatcagaaagcgaaaaaaaactacaaaaaaacatgaaaacaacaacaacgaataacaacaacaacaacaacaacagcaacattaatCATAACAAAGACAAGCTAAACTAaacgaaaacaaatataaaaaaacagcagGAAAACGAGGCattacaaaaacaacacaaacaacaacacctcAATCTAGCAAAGCACCCCATTAAATTAAACCCGAGGACACATTTTCTCCTTAAGAGGGGGagatccattttcttttttgcttctctaCACCTGGAAGAAAACGGAATACCAGAGAAGacagaggtggtagtagtagtagtagtagtagtagtagtagtagtagtagtagtagtagtagtagtagtagtagtagtagtagtagtagagagaactggaggaggaggacgagggagaagacaagagggaggaggacgaggaagaggaagaggaggaaaaagaatataaatgaggaagggaggaaggaaagaaggaggaatggaaagaagagcaattaattttcctcgtcttttttctcttGTACGTCATAATAATTGTTACTTGCGGTGAGGGAaatgacgaaaggaaggagggagaggagaagaagagaatgataaatgaggaggaggaggaggaggaggaggaggaggagagaaggaggaaagataagtgagagagggagggaaggaaagatgtcaCAAGAAAGAGAATGcgaaggggagatgggagggaaagatgaatgagaagaaaaaagaaaggaagaggagacaaaaagatcgaaaatatgaaggaagagaaggaggaaacaaggaagatgatggagagaaggaataaaggcgtcagagggaaggaagaaataggaagaagggaagaagataaaaaaaaggagggagggagaaaagaggaacccaggagagagagagagagagagagagagagagagagagagagagagagagagagagagagagagagagaaataaagaaagataaaagagaagagatgaaaaaggagggagggagggagaaacgaggaagagaggagagaaaaagagaaagaaagatgaaagaggaagaaaggaagaaagatgaggaagggacggaggaaaggaagaattgtgaggaaggagataaaggaagggaggagagaaaaaaatggaggaagataaaggagagagagagagagagagagagagagagagagtggatcaATCTCTATCGctgccatctctctcttccttgaccTTTCAGAGacaattatttattttctctctttctactctctctctctctctctctctctctctctctctctctctctctctctctcccctcataatGCAGTCACCTCCGTTGCTGGGTTCAATTGGCTGTCTGAGATCTAATGTTTAGGCTGAATTATCATATATTATTTGGGCCTAACTCAGTTGCCTATCCACTTAACACAAAtaacaaagatgatgatgatgatgaggaggaggaggaggaggaggaggaggaggaggataataataataatatgaagaagaagaagaacaacaacaacaacaacaacaacaacaacaacaacaacaacaacaacaacaacaacaacaacaacaacaacaacaacaacaacaacaacaacaacaacaacaacaacaacaacaacaacaacaacaacaacaacaaaataaatcgATCAACATGTTTCTGGGacggagagaaataaagatagataaataaatactgataaTTAAGTGGCGAGACAGATAATTACATacatagataaagatagaaaaatagatagatagatagatagaaaaaatatatataaggaatgGTAGAAGAGGCATGTAATTGTGCTggtaaataaagagaagatggaaCAGAAAAGACACATAAACAGACCAACAGCCAAGACACACCGATAGATAcgtcgacttgaactcttttcaaagagagggtatcaggacacctcctcccgaaaaaaaaaaaacaaatagataaaacCCCGCGATAGATTACGTGAAACAGCGGCACAAGAATATAATTTTGCAATATAAAAGAAAATCGCTTACAaagatgtttttattttttgtagtaAAAGAAATGTatttataggagagagagagagagagagagagagagagagagagagagagagagagagagagagagagagagagagagagagagagagagagagagagagagagaaggatggagaaatgGGAAATAGGAGACAGGAATGatgcaaaggagagaaaggaggagagaaaggagagaagagggaacagactgggaaggaagggaagagagagggaaagggaggagataaagaagaggaagaggaagtgtaaagtaacaggaaggaaggggaccggaagagaaacgagaaaaagggagaggaagggaaaataagaggaaggagaggaaggcgaagggaagagaagaagagatgagagagagagagagagagagagagagagagagagagagagagagagagagagagagagagagagagaggaattaaattagagaggggaagaggggagtgggagggggagagagttaCACGCTTGACTagcaaaaaggggaaaaagacacgaaaaaggagagagagagagagagagagagagagagagagagagagagagagagagagagagagagagagagagagagagagaaaacaaggaagaggagaaacgctGAGAAGGTAGACATGtggagaatagaggaagagaaggatgctgaggagtaggagggagagaagaaaagagataaaatggAGAATAAGGGAAACACAAAGGAtactgaagagaagggaagagagagaaaaggatagagaaatatggaagaataaagaaaaaagaaatgagaaggaagaggaaagagggaggagagacatatggataagaagggagaagagagatgttgaagagaaggcaaaaaaaagatgaagaaccgag
The window above is part of the Eriocheir sinensis breed Jianghai 21 chromosome 52, ASM2467909v1, whole genome shotgun sequence genome. Proteins encoded here:
- the LOC126982832 gene encoding histone H3.v1-like: RREERKGKERKRKERKGKEEKVEEEEEEEEEEEEEEEEEEEEEKYEEEKEEEDEKEKEEDKEIKIKEKGEKDEYKK